The following are from one region of the Elusimicrobiota bacterium genome:
- a CDS encoding FeoA family protein, translated as MSVRGVVALERLRAGGRGRVVSLDAPDSPDAQRLLSLGFVPGAELSVEQRWPAFVVRVGEAVVAMEDNVAKGIHVRRAEE; from the coding sequence ATGAGCGTCCGCGGCGTCGTCGCGCTCGAGCGGCTGCGTGCCGGCGGACGGGGCCGCGTCGTCTCCCTCGACGCGCCCGACTCCCCGGACGCCCAGCGCCTGCTCTCCCTCGGGTTCGTCCCCGGGGCCGAGCTGAGCGTCGAGCAGCGCTGGCCGGCCTTCGTCGTGCGCGTCGGCGAGGCGGTGGTCGCTATGGAGGATAACGTCGCAAAGGGGATTCACGTCAGACGTGCGGAAGAATAG
- a CDS encoding radical SAM protein yields the protein MKDHDDLSWYARKADASRGAAVPPAVEDPASRERIERLLTELAGQGILGSLEDRTLYTRRLPPGCRGCLLGRGTNLFVTGLCTRECFFCFNAKPRTDELVVHGIPVKTPEEAAAVVERYRLRSVGLSGGEPLLKPERVLAVLAALRRLPERVRIDLYTNGDPLDEALAERLRAAGLDSLRFNLVANGFDLRPVRVALARFPETTVEVPVVPGKMADLRRMVLELDALGVPYLNIHELFACGENAEGVRGEGHAAAGERSPHLLWRPVAGGEEAALELLLFALTHARRLSAYYCSCRTQELISARGLARRRRLSL from the coding sequence ATGAAGGACCACGACGATCTCTCCTGGTACGCCCGCAAGGCCGACGCGTCGCGGGGAGCCGCCGTCCCGCCCGCCGTCGAGGACCCGGCCTCCCGCGAGCGCATCGAGCGTCTGCTCACGGAACTCGCGGGGCAGGGGATCCTGGGCTCGCTCGAAGACCGCACGCTCTACACGCGGCGCCTGCCCCCCGGCTGCCGCGGCTGCCTGCTCGGCAGGGGGACCAACCTCTTCGTCACCGGCCTGTGCACCCGCGAGTGCTTCTTCTGCTTCAACGCGAAGCCGCGGACCGACGAGCTCGTCGTCCACGGCATCCCGGTGAAGACCCCGGAGGAGGCGGCCGCCGTCGTGGAGCGCTACCGCCTGCGCAGCGTGGGTTTGAGCGGCGGCGAGCCCCTCCTCAAGCCCGAGCGCGTCCTCGCGGTGCTCGCGGCCCTGCGCCGCCTGCCGGAGCGCGTGCGCATCGACCTTTACACCAACGGCGACCCGCTCGACGAGGCGCTGGCCGAACGGCTGCGGGCGGCGGGCCTGGACTCCCTGCGCTTCAACCTCGTGGCCAACGGCTTCGACCTGCGCCCCGTGCGGGTCGCGCTCGCACGCTTCCCCGAGACGACCGTCGAAGTCCCCGTCGTCCCCGGGAAGATGGCGGACCTGCGGCGCATGGTCCTCGAGCTCGACGCGCTCGGAGTCCCCTACCTCAACATCCACGAACTCTTCGCGTGCGGCGAGAACGCGGAGGGGGTGCGCGGGGAGGGGCACGCGGCCGCCGGGGAGCGTTCGCCGCACCTGCTCTGGCGGCCGGTGGCCGGGGGGGAGGAGGCGGCGCTCGAGCTCCTGCTCTTCGCGCTGACCCATGCCCGACGCCTCTCCGCCTACTACTGTTCCTGCCGCACGCAGGAGCTCATCAGCGCCCGCGGCCTGGCGCGCCGCCGGCGTCTGTCTCTGTGA